The sequence AATATTCCTTAAGATGCATAGATCAGATTATGCAGAGAAACAGCTAAAGATTATGCAACATATAGATGAGGACCACACGCTAACCCAACTTGCAAATGCTTGGCTAAATTTGGCAGTGGTAAATGACAGTTCTAGTGTTAGTATATTTGAAGTGAGATAATTTTTCCTGTTTATGATCTTTGCATGTTGTTTTGTGATGTCAGGGTGGTTCAAAGATACAAGAAGCATACCTGATCTTTCAAGATTTCTCTGAGAAGTTTCCAATGACCACATTGGTCCTCAATGGCAAGGCTGTCTGTTGCATGCATATGGGCCACTTTGATGAAGCCGAAACCCTGTTGCTAGAAGCTCTAAACAAGGTTATTGTTTCTTGATACGTTTGTTTCAGTGTTGATTTTTTGGAGCATATATGTGGAGTTGCAGCAGTGATGAATTTTCCTCTTTAACATGGAAAATTAATCACTGACTAATGTTTTGTACAGGATGCAAAGGATGCCGAAACTCTGGCAAACCTTTACGTATACAGTCTTCACCTTGGCAAGCAATCATCTCGTTTTCTCAGGTAAGCTATCAAAATCTTCCATATTCTCTATTCCTTCTCTTGCCTGTGAAATTATAAGTGTTAAACATGGTAAATCTTATGAGGATCTTTCATTGAGGGAACTTAACCAAGATATCTGGAAAAGGAAAGATGAAGATAATTGATATAAATGTACAgttgaaaatttaatttttgtttctgtttatgTAGATAGTTATTTGGATAATAGGAAATTGGTAACAAATTCAGATACCAATGCATCTGCTCCATAAATACACACTCCAATTAGAACTTAAGTTTACGGAGAATCATTTAAGAATCTTTAAATAAGTATTGCATATAATATATTTACTATTATTTCCATGAAGTCATGAACTAGAAacagatttttattatttccatatgtttattgttatttttatatattgtaAAATTGATTAGATATTATTGGCGGACTCAACTTTGGATACTCATATTAAATATCTGTTGGATATCTTATTGAATTTGGATGGCAGATTTTCTAATAAGATATGAATTAGGATAAAGGTGTCTCTGATCCAAATTTTCTTAATTTACATCCTTAATTCTGGTGCTAAATCGTTTGTATGTTGGAAGTCCATTAAACTTATGTTGCTGTGAGGTGGCAGATTGGGTCCTTTGGGTATGACTAATTGCTATAATGTACTTCTGCAGCCAATTGAAGCTCTCACATCCTGACCACATGCTTGTCAAACGGATGGTGTCTGCTGAAGAGAGCTTCGACAGAGCTGTTCAAACAATTGCTTGAAGGTGTTGTGGGTCAGTTGATATGCTGCTGATAGTTGCATAATCCAAATATTATTAGATAATTTGAGTAGAGTTGTTTTGTTTTCCCCTTTTGCATTACTGTTTCTTTACCTACTGGTGTTCATACTGTCGGAGTAGTAGAGTAGTGCCCCGTCCTCTTTTGTCTCTGTTCTCTTCAACTGAAGTTTAGGTAGTCGGAAACTGTATTAGGGCTTGCAAACTCATGTGAGCAATATATGGATTGAATAGACAAAGATGATTTAAAGGATGTCAAATTTTATTTGTTGAAGTGGAACGATGTTTGCCTTGATCTTCTTTTTGTAGGAGAcgatattttcagaaattattGCACtgttcttttgtaattttttatgcaaaaaaaaaatcaatcttgCTATAACAAACAAAGACCTGCAGGGCTTCATTGATCTAAGGCAAATAGCAGAGATAAGCAAATTAAAAATGCTATAACAATGATCCTAAACATATCAGGAAAATCTCATTCTTGTGAAGGCCTTGTTCTGATAGGTGATCTTGTCCACCAGTGCCATCTCCGACAGCATTGCCATCTTATATCCCTGTTTCTGGTTTGATGAGTTCATTGTTCTTTATATGTTGGAGAATCCAAACCTGGATTTTTACAATGACCTATAAAATGTCTGATTATGCAGTTGCATTCCTCTCTTCTCTAGCTATGTTACTTGGGTACATCAGAATAGGAGTGAAACATTTTTCCAACGCATCTATACCCCAACAGTGACGTGACTCCATCTCATGCAATTAGATGTATTGCACACTTTGGCCTGGGGAAACCTGGCCAATTAAAAATCCCTTATCCTCTTTTTACAGATCAAGAGTTTGGGACAATCCATTTTTAAATCTCTGCTTTTGAAAATTCTATGAGGCTAATTTCGACCCTGATGATCATATCCATTTGATTCATTCAGCAGTTGTCAACCCTTTAACCTGCAGTATAGGGCTCTACTCGTACCAGGTCAAATTTTGCCTTATGGATGGGTTGCTTCACTTCCTTATATCCATTCGGTAGATGGTCAGCTTATTATACATCACAAGTTTATCTCTCAGGTGGTGCAGCACTATGATCAGCAGGCACAGGCTCATGTGACTGATCCCAATTTTGGCCTAGGTGCGTTGGATGTTGGTTTTAGATATGTCTGGCCAAGGTCAGCCCATGTGACTCAGTTTTCAACATTGGATTTCTTTTCTGTTTGATTTGCTCGTGGCTTCTGAAATTTTAACTGCAAAGATATTCTCTATCCATCAACACACACAGATTGCTAACATGTAATTAAGTAATATATAGTCTGATTACTGCAATGCAGTTTATACATCTGATGGCAGAGAGGCTGAAGTAGGTCCACAaatacaaaagaagaaaaatttatgTCCCAATCCGAAGCCAAAACCCTAGGAGACCTCACTCCTTATGACATCCtctcttaaaaaataattttgtatATCATTGGAACTTTGATTGCAAAATTCATGTATAAGACTCTAGAGAATATTTCATGGGGGAAAAAGTGATGATTTCTTTACAAAAAACCTTTATTTAATCTCCAAAAGAAGCTATAACCGAATAATGGCTTCCATTGTTTCAATAATCAGAAGTTGAGGAAATGGCACCCATCATAACCTGTTGATCAGATAGAGAAACAAAATGATTAGAAACATATAATTGTAATGCGGAAACTAAAATGCACTTAATGGACATGAAAAATCCTTTAGCTAGCCTGGATAATTAGCCTGAGAACACATAATCTGTTAGAGTCAACTGTAGAAGTCAACATATACATAATCACGCAAGAGATCGGTATTCCCAGgtcaaaaaattaaatgacCCCTCACCTGAATTCCTTGGGGTTGTGAGACACTTTCAAATTCAAGTAAAgtctctaaaataaaataaataaataaaattggaggaagtggaaaaaaaattcttgaatgaaaaaattatgattaaaaaaaaaaagtacatgtATATGTATAGTTATAATTCGCAATTGTTAATCAAGAGTCCTTGATTGTGTTTGGATGCAAGGATGACATTTTCCTGGTCACATTCGTATAAGAGACTGGTGCTGTTTGGCTTACTATTCATTTGTAGGATACTTTCCTCATATGGTGATTTAGTAGAGCATGTTACTATTGTCCTTAATTTTAGAATGCCTATCCTAGCGAGTTAAGAGGACAATGAGCCTTTTAACTTACTTGGATCCACACTGATCAGTATGGCTACTCCTCCAAAATCGCAAGTGCCTCCAGCTAATTTCGTTCTTTGCCAGAAACTGTTGAAAGCATAAGAAGCATGCGCGAACAATGTATCAGGCTTGAAACAGGTTCCATCAGGCTGAATTGAACTACAGTCAGCTCCAGATCCACAAGCATAATTCATGGCTTCTTGAATGATCGGATCAGGGACTGCCGGCTTAGCAACGCACCACAGACGTTTTACAGGTGCTGTATATGGAGGGGGTGGTACATGTGGGAGAGGGTACACAACCGGTGGTAGAAACACAGGTGGATTCGGAACAATTCCGCCAGGACTTGGAACATACTCAGGTGGACTAGGAACAATACCTGGGGGACTAGGCTCATATTCAGGTGGGCTTGGAACAAAACCCGGGGGACTGGGCTCATATTCAGGTGGGCTTGGTACAGACTCAGGTGGGCTAGGGATATATTCAGGTGGGCTTGGTGCGGACTCAGGTGGGCTAGGGATGTATTCTGGAGGACTTGGTGCGGACTCAGGTGGATTGGGGATGTATTCTGGTGGGCTAGGTGCGGACTCAGGTGGGTTAGGGATGTATTCTGGTGGACTTGGTACTATTTCTGGAGGACTCGGAACAGTTCCTGGTGGGCTAGGCCCATATTCTGGTGGATTTGGAGTCGGGGCATATTCAGGTGGGTTAGGGATTGTACCAGATGGGCTTGGGTTGGGAAAAATGGGTGGGAATTCTGAagggggtggtgggggtggcTGTGCATAATAGACCACAGGGGTTGGAGTGGTTGTAGAAGGGGGTAGTGGGGTGGAAGGTGGAAATACACAAACCGGAGGGGTATTTTCAGGCAATGGAATTGGTCCTAAGGAATCAAAAGGTGGCAAAGTGAAAGGTGAACTTACACCATAGGGTAGGGAATTAGTGGAATCTAAAGATGGATCTACATCCAAGTGGTTTGATAATCTTAGCGTCTTTGTGCCTTTGATGTTTGAACTTGGATGAGTGGCACCTTCAAACTTGAACAATTGCCTTGATCTCCTTGCATCTGCCCCATCAGAGAACATATATATAGAGTAAAATTACTCAACTTAATGATGTTAGAACGAATATCAGATCATTGACCCAGTGAACTGGTTAATGTTGCTTGTGTTAGAAATAATGTCAATCAATCTAGAAGCCAAAGAAGGAAACAGATTACTTACCACAGTTATTGAAGAGGGTAGCTGCAATAGAGACATAGAGAAGCAGAATCCACAATCTCTTACAATTTCTTCTACATTCCATAGGATGGAGACCTAGTTTCATGGCAGCTTCTTCTAGTTCAGCCTCTCTCTCTATACAGACCGTCTAAGATCACAAAGTAACACTTGTTAGTTGTGAGAAACTTATATAGGGAAGTTTTAGTAGCCTGGGAATGTctggaaagaaaaagggaacaAAGAAGGTTGGCCTTAAAGTGGGAAACTCAAATTTATTTTCGCACCTCAGACGATTTTTTATCTATATGCACTACTTTTTACTGTCAGGGAGCAACATAAGTGTCAAGGAAGAAGCGTAAATGGGGAAAGATGTGAGGGAAGTGTGTTTGGGGAGAGTAAGTGGTTTCTGTATTATTTTTGTTAGGCATATATGCTTGCTTGGTACGGGAGAAAAACTATAAAGTGCTGGGTTTTGCCCTTTTGTTTTGCTTGCTTTCTACTCAAAGAGGGCTCCCCTTCTGTGTGACTCACTTTCTTTCAGGTTGTAGGGCATGGTGGTCCATATTCTTCTGGCTCCAAGGGCTATCCTACTTCCTGTATGGTCCATTTCCGGTGGGAACAATGCCTCCATCTGGAGCAAACTttaatccctttttttcttttactttcttttaaaGTTTTATTGCAAGCCGAAAGGAGTCTTAAGAtcttgagaatattttttttttctttcactgaCATGTTTGGAACTAAGGCAAAGGTTACTTAATGTTTGAAACTTAATGGCAAGGGTTTCCTAATGTTTGAAACTAACAGTAAACACAGTTGATGACAAAATAACCCAACTATCCAGACTTCATATTTTGAATGATACTAATTTGAAAAATACAATTCAACATGATGCTGTCTGATCTATGATCAgatcatcaaaataataaatgtaTTAAGGGAGGAGGAACCCTACTGATTTGGCATAGTGAACGCCCTTTTCAGGGGCAGAGGCATTTTTTCAAAGCCCCCCACTTGAAAGTAGCGGCTATGTCCTGGCGTCCCCTACGCTAGATTGATAGGGTTCTTTTTCCTATGTATTAAAGAAGTGATGAAGGTTTGGATTTCAATGATCATAAGACTGTTGATCTATTGAGGCTCAGTTGTTTCCATGATTTAAATTGCTACATGAATTATCATGTTCCAACTTAAAAGATTTAAAAATGCTAAAACAAGATGGTTGAAGCACATTGTTACTGGATTCACCATGTTGACTCTATCCATAAAATAATACTTTCTAATTCCATACACCCCCAGCCCCTCCCAAAGAAAGAatagattttcttttgataaaatatATACTCAACACccaagaagaatttttttttttaagaaaaatctaAACCCCTATCTGTCCTTTCATTACTATTCATTGTAGGAGACCCAAAAAGGAAGACTCTTAAAGGGTCATAAAACTTAATTTAGGATTggtggatttatttatttatttattgggtgaACAAAATCCAAGGATTATGTGAGTCCAAACAAGTAGGGACTGCAATGATTAATCATGGATAATGTAGCAAGTATATCACCTGCGCATCATTGGAATTGCATTCTCCATCTTAGTGCTTTGATTCTACGAAAGGAATCAATATCTCCACCTAAAGATGTGGAGATGTGGAGTACGTCTTTGGAATTGAGAAGTATTAATTAATTGTTTTAATAGGAATCTAATCTTATAGTTGGATCAGTTGGATTTTTCACTATgttaaatggagaaaaaaatttcagtaCCAGGTTTGATTCACTATAGGTGCATCTACAATTTAAGTGGAAACAGTAGAAGTGGATTGTTACGTTAGTCTCTCCGATGATTAATCGAGATGCGTTTCAGCTGATCCGGACACCTTGGTAaacattcaaaaaaatatatatatatattaaaaaaaaaatcatggtctTAAATTAACACAAAGATTTCAAATTTACCAATTCCTAACCCTTTGGTCTCCCAATGTAAGCCTTAGAAAATTTGAATTGGAGAAAACATATCATGGTTGTTAATTACCTTCAAAACCCTTCACAGTGCGTTCCATTTTCGTTATGCGTCTTTTGAAATTCATGTCGACCTTCAAAACCACCATTACCAtcttcccttctctcccccTAGGCCCAATCCTTTTGGTGTTCTTTGAGATTCTCTGGCCTTCAATCTGGTTCTGGTTCACCTTCTACAGACAAAGTAGTGATAAGAACACAAAATATATATTCACCTAAACATTTTGGAactttaaattaagaaagagaaTTGAGGAGGAGACCATCTCACCCCACCGGTTAATTAGTACCTCATGAACCCATTCAGCTCCTGCCACTCTAATACCATCTCTACATGGCCTTCTTGAATAGATATTTGTACATCAAAAGCATATAGGAAGGTGaggtagaaagaaaaaaaaaaaaaaaaaaaaacactcactGTCTATTAATACCACTCCATATCTCATGagttatatttttattattcatcCATTTATCAGGTTCTTGAGATGCAATTAATATATCCAATATAATCTAATACTATTAAGAGCAACAgttaataaatgaaataaaataaaccaaattaaaaccatTTCAAATTGCCTTATATAACACAATCATATATATTAATTAGCATGAAATTAAGCACATCATcaacaataaataattaaagcATAAATAAGAGGAGTCATAATTCATCCATTAGTGGAGTTATTAGTTCATTACATCCCAAATATAGACCATATATAGTATCACCCAACACATGTATAATTCAAACATAAATATAATCTTGATTTCAAAGGGTACAGTCATCCCATTAGCACCATTAATGTCTAATAGTTGGTGTAATCTTCCTTCAGTTGCGATTCATCTTCAGATTCTctggtttatttttttttttttattttatttcaaatactTTTTATGTGTTGATCAATCGAAGCCAATGGTCTCCAACAATTCCTCATATTTGCTGTAATATTCCTGCTTCATGAGTTGATGATCATGCCTCATATTGTTCTCTGACTGGTTGATGCTGCACTTGTGACTAGTCCTAGTTCAAACTGTTGAAACTTAGTGGTCTTGCTTCCATCATTGTTGAAACCACTTGTGGCCGCCACCAGCTGATAGAGATAAGGGGAGACTTGATGTAAACAAGTAAgcttaaattaaattaaaaataataaataaataaactaagcAGTATGCATATGTGAATTTTCAGTAATTTATTTTATAGAGGAGAAAGAACGCTACTCAGTCTTGAGATGCATGGAAAAGTAAAGGTTGACTATGAAAAGATGCCCTTTTCCCTATTACATTTTTACTTATGTTAGTCGGGGGAAACAATACATGGGAATGCGAGTGGGTACCAACATACcgtttctctttccctttattttatttatagtaaAACAAAATGAGGATAACTGTGGAAAGAAGAGGGTTGGTGGTCATTACGGGTTTGAATCCTCTCCCCATGTGGTCAGCTCCCCACATGGGTTAGAGCCATCCATTGGGAATTTCCGCCCCATCTGATTCATGGTCAGATGGGTTGGAGAATGCATCTAGATAACTCTCACCCATGTGGGGATGGTAACTCCTCTCCCCACATAGAGAGCTGATTGGGACTAAGTGATTACCTGCATTTTTGCCTTACTACCACTACCATCTTTGGGCAAAGGAGAGATGAGTTGAACCAGCTTCTTCAAATCATCGAAAGTAAAAGAAGAGATGAATTCTTCAACTAgcttcctcttcatcttctcctcttctctcacCCGGAAATCATCGATGGACAAAGAAGAGATGAGTTCTTCAATTAgcttcctcttcatcttctcctcttccctcACCCGGAAATCATCGATGGACAACGAAGAGATGAGTTCAAATAGCTTCCTCTTCATCTTTTCCTCTTCCCTCACCTGGAAATCATTGGTGGGCAAAGGGGAGATGAGTTCAACTTTCCTCCCCATCTTCTTCTCTACCCACACCTGGAGTTTTATTGGTTCCACTTTCCCCATCACCGTCAGCTTGTTACTGTTGACATCGTACTCCACTTGTTgaaggaaaataatcctctgtttttctcatccctgttttttcttgttttgctacctgcagaacgtgacacgtggacaactttaagaccaacgcatcggatgtaataatcctcactcaatcttgaccgttggtctccttattgtccatgtgtcgcgttctgcatgtagcaaaacaaggaaaaacatggatgggaaaaacagaggattttgatcccttGTTGAACACCttcacatccaccaccaccaccatcaccgcCACCAACACATGAGACAGAGAATCCCAAGAAAATACCattgcaaagaggatgaaacGTAGAAATGCTGCGAagtggtagagagagagagagagagagagagagagagagagtattaatGTAATGTTGTTACCTTCAAAACCACTGGCAGCGTCTCGGGCTTTCCTTGGACAGCCAAGGCAGTTGCAAGGCAGCTTCAGTTCCACCTTGAACGATCCATGATTGTGGCCTTTAGTCTGGTTCAGAGTTCAGacagagaaacaaagaaaacaacaatGGAGTTAAATCACCCAAACATTTGGGAACTGCACGTAGAGAAAGAGACCTAATTCCATTAGTTAACCTACCACACGGTTCCCACTCATCGTTGCTGCAGCACTCGTGTGGTTCAGTTCCGCTAATGTAATGTAATGTTTTGGAGTGGGAAAATGTAACACACTGATGCGGAGTATTTATAGCATGATAAGTGTGAACACGCCTTGGCCATAGCCTAGTGGTTTGGCAATTGCCCTTACCCGGTTTAGAGTGTGGGTCAGGTTCtagaatcattcttgtacgaTCTAATTCACACACATAGAACTCATCATAGGGTTTTTTCCTTATGTGGATTTCATACATGTGTGTGGATCAGGATAGTACGAGAAAACACCCGATCCACTTTTCTTAGTTGAAAGGGATACGGGTCCAACTTCTCTCCAATTCTTGAACATCCAATTCTTATCTAATTCTCTCGTTTATTTCAAAATCCAACTATTGTTAAGTATAAAGACATTTGAAAGattaaaatagtttaaaattcAAAGAACTTCCACAtcattgaattttaaaatatacgAACAATTAAGAATTGAAGAGGGTAAGTGAATCAACTCTCCAAGAAGTGTGCCTTTCCGCCCCCCAAGGAGCCCCTCTTTGGGTCTTCTCCTTGCCACCTTCTGGGCTCTCAGCGAGTTCGTCATCATAGTACGTAGTCACTCTTATCTTATCTCTATATCACACCTTTGAATGAAGGCATGCATGCCTGAAGCATGCCTTTCTAACCTTGAACGTTGTGGTCCCTAATAGTTGACTGTGGTCAACAagttaataattaattaatgaaacagtaaattagaggatgataatcctctgtttttctcatccctatttttccttgttttgctacctgcagaacacgacatgtGGACACTTTTAAaatcaacggtcaaggttgggtgaggattattacatccggtgtgttggtcttaaag is a genomic window of Macadamia integrifolia cultivar HAES 741 chromosome 13, SCU_Mint_v3, whole genome shotgun sequence containing:
- the LOC122058957 gene encoding coatomer subunit epsilon-1-like; translated protein: MRHYVSLMCFIFSRHALNVQIFLKMHRSDYAEKQLKIMQHIDEDHTLTQLANAWLNLAVGGSKIQEAYLIFQDFSEKFPMTTLVLNGKAVCCMHMGHFDEAETLLLEALNKDAKDAETLANLYVYSLHLGKQSSRFLSQLKLSHPDHMLVKRMVSAEESFDRAVQTIA
- the LOC122059392 gene encoding extensin-like; the protein is MKLGLHPMECRRNCKRLWILLLYVSIAATLFNNCDARRSRQLFKFEGATHPSSNIKGTKTLRLSNHLDVDPSLDSTNSLPYGVSSPFTLPPFDSLGPIPLPENTPPVCVFPPSTPLPPSTTTPTPVVYYAQPPPPPPSEFPPIFPNPSPSGTIPNPPEYAPTPNPPEYGPSPPGTVPSPPEIVPSPPEYIPNPPESAPSPPEYIPNPPESAPSPPEYIPSPPESAPSPPEYIPSPPESVPSPPEYEPSPPGFVPSPPEYEPSPPGIVPSPPEYVPSPGGIVPNPPVFLPPVVYPLPHVPPPPYTAPVKRLWCVAKPAVPDPIIQEAMNYACGSGADCSSIQPDGTCFKPDTLFAHASYAFNSFWQRTKLAGGTCDFGGVAILISVDPSYDGCHFLNF